Proteins found in one Arachis stenosperma cultivar V10309 chromosome 8, arast.V10309.gnm1.PFL2, whole genome shotgun sequence genomic segment:
- the LOC130944176 gene encoding uncharacterized protein LOC130944176, whose translation MSYLNRVWMAATVAVAQGHTDPGHKCKTAVKSIHNNRTRLFSAGGLSDLRPLSGLMGSDVAGAATGNGSSADDRRGQTDDSLRKVMYLSCWGQG comes from the coding sequence ATGAGTTACTTGAACCGTGTTTGGATGGCTGCCACGGTGGCGGTTGCGCAAGGCCACACCGACCCAGGCCACAAGTGCAAAACCGCCGTCAAGTCTATCCACAACAACCGCACCCGTCTCTTCTCTGCCGGAGGCCTCTCTGATCTCAGGCCTTTGTCTGGCCTTATGGGATCTGACGTTGCCGGAGCTGCGACGGGGAACGGTTCCTCCGCCGATGATCGACGGGGGCAAACCGACGACTCTCTCCGGAAGGTTATGTACTTGAGCTGCTGGGGCCAGGGCTGA